CGTcgttccagaggtgggtagtgctTCACTTTTGTGTTCAGATTACGGTAAGCTACAgagataacataacatttagattgtcgCTGTGACTGCTTTAGTAATAAGTAAGTCaacataaaagctcaacagaaatgaaagacaGTCGGCAGGACGTCGAAAGGAGACTTTTTATTGTAAACAGTCGATCCGACATCAAAATATGTCAAGGcactttctcaaaccaatcacacacttttccggcttcaaaataaaagtgctacGCTATTTAACTATGGTTTAACTAAGTTAAAGGTTTTCCCCTTTATGTAGCGGCTACTTAGTCACCATAcccaacaaaataaaaataatgtattgtagcgtcctgctAACATCGTGCCTTGTGTGTTCAAAGACCGTGGGAAAATGACTAccataacacactaacatacacattaTCACCAGCCACACGCACGGGGTTGTCTGGAGCAGAGGCAGCGTGTCCGCGCTTAAATATATTCAAGATATAACCGCAGACAGCTATCTTCACAATTTAAGATGACACTCTCGGTTCTTAATGAGAAATGCTGCCAGCAACGCGAAGAAAGTGTGCTTTTCGCCTTGAACATGGCGCGACAGAATCAACACAGTTTCTAAACACAAGTAACGCCAGTAACACCATAAATAGATGCCAGATTTGTTGCCAGTTGTACTTATTGCAGAAAAGGTGACAAAGGGATTTGAGAAATTCTTaagtacattgtacaaaaagCAGCATCAATTTAAAAATGCAACCAAATATTGTGTAAGAAAATATATGTTGATACTATActtaacagatttgttttaaatgtatatccACATCcctttttaaagaatatatgcaACATAGCAAATCATGCAATGACATATCAGCCGCCACAGgtttaggggaaaccctgacattgaaaattaaaaaatgtctaACATtaccatcatgctttgtaatgttATTCTGGGATATTCACACCTAGAGGAATGCTAGTATATCACTTAAGgaatatgggggtgtatttttcTGGCTGGCTGAAACATTGTTTTAAGTCTGTTATAGCATGTTCTCGTTGAAGCCTAAAATGTGATTTTCTGCATTTTTATTTTAGATTTCATGTCTCactgttgaagtgtacttatgataaAATATTGGACTTTTACATGCTTTATAAGCAGGAAAACCTGCAAAATGGTCAATGTATCAAATACTTGTTCTCCCTGCTGTATAGCAAAGTACAACCCCACATTTGAACAATTTCTATatgatacatttatattttgttaaaaatgttattacaaaaataaCCGTATGTTCTAATGTTTAATTTAAGGCGTACCGTTACACTCCCATTAAAAAGTCTCACCAAAACATAGGGCAAACATAACACACCTGGGCTTGCTGTGTCTGTGTTTGTGCTGAATCCTGTTCCTCGAGCTCCGGGACTGAGTCGTCACTCTCGGATTCTGTGCCAGACCCTATGTGCATGAACCAAAACAAAGTTGTAACACATAGACCCTTAACTTACCGTATGTAGAAAATGCTATTATTCTGGGCAATGACAATTAATAAAAATAgtcaaaaataaaattgtattttgcTCTGTCAAccacatttattttgaaaagtgtgtAGTTTCTGTGTAGCGTTCTAAAGACATTAAAAACCAACATAGATTAGACCTTCAAATAGAACAAAATGTATTTCCtcgtttttttataaatatacctAACTAATAAGCACATTAGAAAACATATCCCTTTAACAGGTGGACAGATTAGTAGCAAGGAAGAAAGAAGGAAATACCCTTATCATTCTTGATCACAGGCTGCACCACTGCTGGGGTTCGATCAACTGTAGGAGCAGTTTTAAGTGATGGGACAGGATCTGTACTTATCTCAACATCAGATTTGACAGGGGCAGGCTTTGCAAGGGCTTCAGCAAATGTAAGTTTGGGGGACTTTTTTTCAGAGGCAGAAGAAGAATCCGCAGTAAGTGTGGAAACCAATTTGGTGTCCTCAACTGGTTTGGCGCTCTGCACAGGAACTGGTTTGGTTTCTATATCAGGCTTGAGCTCAGCTTTCTTCGCCGCCACTGCTACAACATGCTTGTCCTGTGGGGCTGGCTTGGCAGCCTCCATGGGAGCGGGTTCATCCTGTGGGACAGGCTTGGGAGCCCCCACGGGAGCGGGTTTGTCTTTAGGGTCTGCCTTTGCAGCCTCCAGGGAAACAGGTTTGGCAGTCTTGTCTCCTTGAGCAGGCTTAGCGGCCTTTACAGGAGCAGCCTTGCCCTGTGAGGTTGGTTTGGCTGCTCCCACAGCAGGTTTGTCCTGTGGGGCTAGCTTTGTAGCCACCACGGGAGCGGGTTTATCCTGTGGAGCTGGCTTTGTAGCTACCACGGGAGCGGGTTTGTCCTGTGGAGCTGGCTTTGTAGCCACCACGGGAGCGGGTTTGTCCTGTGGAGCTGGCTTTGTAGCCACCACGGGAGCGGGTTTGTCCTGTGGAGCTGGCTTTGTAGCCACCACGGGAGCGGGTTTGTCTTGTGGGGCTGGCTTGGTAGCCTCCACGGGAGCGGGTTTGTCCTGTGGGGCTGGCTTGGTAGCCTCCACGGGAGCGGGTTTGTCCTGTGGGACTGGCTTGGTAGCCTCCAGGGGAGCGGGTTTATCCTGTGGGGCTGGCTTGGTATCCACCACAGGAACAGTTTTGGCAGCCTTGTCTTCTTGAGCTGGCTTTGTGGACTTTACAGGAGCAGCCCTGCCCTGTGAGTTTGGTTTGGCTGCTACCACGACAGCAGATTTGTCCTGAGGGACTGGCTCGGAAGCCACCACGGGAGCAGGTTTGTCCTGTGGGACTGGTTTGGTAGAAGCCACGGGAGCAGGTTTGTCTTGTAAGACTGGCTTAGCAGTCTTCACAGGAGCAGGTTTGTCCTGAGATACTGGCTCAGCAGCCACCACGAGAGTGGGTTTGTGCTGTGGGGCTAGCTTGGTAGCCACCACGGAAGTGGGTTTGTCCTGTGAAGCTGGCTTAGACGCCGCCACGGGAGCGGGTTTGTCTTGTGGGGCTGGCTTGGCAGTAGGTTTGTCCTGCATGACTGGCTTAGCAGTCTCCACCGGAACGGGTCTGTGCTTGGGGGTTGGCTTGGCAGTCTCCACGGGAGCAGGGTTGTCCTGTAAGACTGGCTTGGTAGCCATTATGGGAGCGGGTTTGTCTTGTGTGGCTGGCTTGGCAGTCTCCACGGGAGCAGGGTTATCCTGTAAGACTGGCTTGGTAGCCATTATGGGAGCGGGTTTGTCTTGTGGGACTGGTTTGGTAGAAGCCACGGGAGCAGGTTTGTCTTGTAAGACTGGCTTAGCAGTCTTCACAGGAGCAGGTTTGTCCTGAGATACTAGCTCAGCAGCCACCACGAGAGTGGGTTTGTGCTGTGGGGCTAGCTTGGTAGCCACCACGGAAGTGGGTTTGTCCTGTGAAGCTGGCTTAGACGCCGCCACGGGAGCGGGTTTGTCTTGTGGGGCTGGCTTGGCAGTAGGTTTGTCCTGCATGACTGGCTTAGCAGTCTCCACCGGAACGGGTCTGTGCTTGGGGGTTGGCTTGGCAGTCTCCACGGGAGCAGGGTTGTCCTGTAAGACTGGCTTGGTAGCCATTATGGGAGCGGGTTTGTCTTGTGTGGCTGGCTTGGCAGTCTCCACGGGAGCAGGGTTATCCTGTAAGACTGGCTTGGTAGCCATTATGGGAGCGGGTTTGTCTTGTGGGGCTGGCTTGGCAGTCTCCACGGGAGCAGGTTTGTCCTGTGAGACTGGCTTGGCAGCCTCCACAAAAGTGGGTTTGCCATGTGAAACTGGTTTGCCAGCCTCCACAAAAGTGGGTTTGTCGTGTGAAACTGGTTTGGCAGTCTCCACGGGAGCGGGTTTGGCCAACGAGTCTTGCTTAGCAGCCTGAACAGGAGCGGGTTTTGCATGTGAGGCTGGATTGGTAATCGCCACAAAAGTGGGTTTGTCCTGTGAGACTACTTTGGTAATCCCCACTGGAGCAGGATTGTCAGCAATTTTGTCCTGTGGGGCTGCCTTGGCAACCTTTACTAGACCAGGTTTATCCCAAGGAGTTGGGTTACCAGCGTTGTCTTGTGTAGCTGTTTTGGCAGTCTCCACCAGAGAAGCCTTCATGGGAGCAGAACTGTCCTTAGGGGCTTGCTTGACAGCTTCAGGAGAGGTGtttgctgttgctgctgctgccttAACACTctcaatttcccccagggattcaGCTTCAACCGAGGCCAAGCTGACATTTGATACCTTTACAGGGGATTTAGTTTGCAATGCATTTATGGTATCCAAGGAAACAGTTGGGACTTCTTTTTCTtgagttagattttttttcttaGGAATCTCAGCGGGCATGTTCTTTTTCTGTATTTCCTCTAGAGGCATGTTCTTAGATTTGGATTCTTTTTTAGATGCACCTACAGGTGTCATGATATTACACTGATTTGGAATTTGCATTTGCCTTTCAGGTGGGATAAGTGGTGGGAGATCATCATCAGCAGAAACAATAGCATGTGTCAGCAAAGCTACTTCAGCAAATTGGGAAGTTGCTGGGTCTGCAGTAGCTTTTGCAACAACTGGTGATCTTTTTGGCTCAACTTGGCCAGGTTCATCACCAACAAATGGCTTGCTACACATTGATTTTTTACTTGTTTCATTGACTTTAACATTTTGAGGATTAAAAGACTCTTCGATCTTTGTCTTTTCTTGTTTGCCAGCCTTTACAATCTTTGGGGCAGAACGAGTACCCTGAAAAGAAGAAGGGGAAGAAGCTAAAGGAGATGGAACGGGTGACAGGGGAGTTGAGGATAGAGTAGATTTGGGTGAGGTAGGAGAAGAGGAAGACGCAGACATAGAAGAGCGTTTTCTTCTGCCTGGGACAGCCTTTGGGGCAGAAGAACCCTGAGCACTTTTGGCATCTTTGCCTTTGGACTTAGCGGGGGCAGCTGTCCGAGGTTGCTGGGAGGAACTTGGGACAGGTGGTGTAGCTGAACAAGAACAgatttttttactttcttttgGTGTAGCTGAACAATAACAgattattttactttctttttcaaGCAAGAAGTGCTGCACATGCTGGTTAAATCAACAAACCAAAACACAAATATTCAAGGGGTTAAAACACAAACTTATTCAACACTGGAGTTTGgttcaaaatgcttgtttaaatGCCACACAGAAAACCTATCAAGAGGTGCTTAAGTCTCtactaaaaatgttttaatgcattctacacacgtcacactgtgCACACCATCTGCATTGAATAACTTAAATAACTATTGAATTATTCTTTGTAAGACTCTTATATGCCTGCTAATTTCCTGTTAACGGTTTAGTCTCTGCTATAACACGGTTTTAAATAGAGTTATTTTTAACTATATTGTACTTATTTTGTTGTCTCACTGCTTAACATTTGACCCAGCTTAGCAGTTAGCATGGCTTCCCATCTCCAGCTCTTTCTTGCATGGTGTGAACTAAACAGAACACATTTATGGCAAAAGCAGGGAAATAATGACAAACCTCACAGGTTGTGGCCAAAAGGTGCTTAAAAAGTTTGACATTGGTCTGTTCTCATTTTGCGCTAGCTCGCCCACATTCATTAACAACTCTCtgtctagtgaagtgaattatatttatatagcgcttttctcaagtgactcaaagcgctttacattgtgaaacccaatatctaagttacatttaaaaccagtgtgggtggcactgtgagcaggtgggtaaagtgtcttgcccaaggacaacggcagtgactaggatggtgcaagctgggatagaacctgcaaccctcaagttgctggcacgaccgctctaccaaccgagctataccgcctgtcTAAAATAAGATTAACCTGGGATTTTGTCTTGAATGGATTAAATTGTTTTATCTCTATTACTTGTAAAATACATCTTTAGAACCAAATTTGAGAAAATTGATGACTGTTTGGTACTTTTCTGGGCTCTTTGTAATGTACCTTTTTATTTG
The DNA window shown above is from Nerophis ophidion isolate RoL-2023_Sa linkage group LG06, RoL_Noph_v1.0, whole genome shotgun sequence and carries:
- the naca gene encoding nascent polypeptide-associated complex subunit alpha isoform X2; the protein is MPGEATETVPVTEQEMQQPQVETATPPVPSSSQQPRTAAPAKSKGKDAKSAQGSSAPKAVPGRRKRSSMSASSSSPTSPKSTLSSTPLSPVPSPLASSPSSFQGTRSAPKIVKAGKQEKTKIEESFNPQNVKVNETSKKSMCSKPFVGDEPGQVEPKRSPVVAKATADPATSQFAEVALLTHAIVSADDDLPPLIPPERQMQIPNQCNIMTPVGASKKESKSKNMPLEEIQKKNMPAEIPKKKNLTQEKEVPTVSLDTINALQTKSPVKVSNVSLASVEAESLGEIESVKAAAATANTSPEAVKQAPKDSSAPMKASLVETAKTATQDNAGNPTPWDKPGLVKVAKAAPQDKIADNPAPVGITKVVSQDKPTFVAITNPASHAKPAPVQAAKQDSLAKPAPVETAKPVSHDKPTFVEAGKPVSHGKPTFVEAAKPVSQDKPAPVETAKPAPQDKPAPIMATKPVLQDNPAPVETAKPATQDKPAPIMATKPVLQDNPAPVETAKPTPKHRPVPVETAKPVMQDKPTAKPAPQDKPAPVAASKPASQDKPTSVVATKLAPQHKPTLVVAAELVSQDKPAPVKTAKPVLQDKPAPVASTKPVPQDKPAPIMATKPVLQDNPAPVETAKPATQDKPAPIMATKPVLQDNPAPVETAKPTPKHRPVPVETAKPVMQDKPTAKPAPQDKPAPVAASKPASQDKPTSVVATKLAPQHKPTLVVAAEPVSQDKPAPVKTAKPVLQDKPAPVASTKPVPQDKPAPVVASEPVPQDKSAVVVAAKPNSQGRAAPVKSTKPAQEDKAAKTVPVVDTKPAPQDKPAPLEATKPVPQDKPAPVEATKPAPQDKPAPVEATKPAPQDKPAPVVATKPAPQDKPAPVVATKPAPQDKPAPVVATKPAPQDKPAPVVATKPAPQDKPAPVVATKLAPQDKPAVGAAKPTSQGKAAPVKAAKPAQGDKTAKPVSLEAAKADPKDKPAPVGAPKPVPQDEPAPMEAAKPAPQDKHVVAVAAKKAELKPDIETKPVPVQSAKPVEDTKLVSTLTADSSSASEKKSPKLTFAEALAKPAPVKSDVEISTDPVPAVVQPVIKNDKGSGTESESDDSVPELEEQDSAQTQTQQAQVAAAAELDEEPVSKAKQSRSEKKARKAMSKLGLRQVTGVTRVTIRKSKNILFVITKPDVYKSPASDTYIVFGEAKIEDLSQQAQLAAAEKFKVQGEAVSNIQENTQTPTVQEESEEEEVDETGVEVKDIELVMSQANVSRAKAVRALKNNNNDIVNAIMELTM
- the naca gene encoding nascent polypeptide-associated complex subunit alpha isoform X1, whose product is MPGEATETVPVTEQEMQQPQVETATPPVPSSSQQPRTAAPAKSKGKDAKSAQGSSAPKAVPGRRKRSSMSASSSSPTSPKSTLSSTPLSPVPSPLASSPSSFQGTRSAPKIVKAGKQEKTKIEESFNPQNVKVNETSKKSMCSKPFVGDEPGQVEPKRSPVVAKATADPATSQFAEVALLTHAIVSADDDLPPLIPPERQMQIPNQCNIMTPVGASKKESKSKNMPLEEIQKKNMPAEIPKKKNLTQEKEVPTVSLDTINALQTKSPVKVSNVSLASVEAESLGEIESVKAAAATANTSPEAVKQAPKDSSAPMKASLVETAKTATQDNAGNPTPWDKPGLVKVAKAAPQDKIADNPAPVGITKVVSQDKPTFVAITNPASHAKPAPVQAAKQDSLAKPAPVETAKPVSHDKPTFVEAGKPVSHGKPTFVEAAKPVSQDKPAPVETAKPAPQDKPAPIMATKPVLQDNPAPVETAKPATQDKPAPIMATKPVLQDNPAPVETAKPTPKHRPVPVETAKPVMQDKPTAKPAPQDKPAPVAASKPASQDKPTSVVATKLAPQHKPTLVVAAELVSQDKPAPVKTAKPVLQDKPAPVASTKPVPQDKPAPIMATKPVLQDNPAPVETAKPATQDKPAPIMATKPVLQDNPAPVETAKPTPKHRPVPVETAKPVMQDKPTAKPAPQDKPAPVAASKPASQDKPTSVVATKLAPQHKPTLVVAAEPVSQDKPAPVKTAKPVLQDKPAPVASTKPVPQDKPAPVVASEPVPQDKSAVVVAAKPNSQGRAAPVKSTKPAQEDKAAKTVPVVDTKPAPQDKPAPLEATKPVPQDKPAPVEATKPAPQDKPAPVEATKPAPQDKPAPVVATKPAPQDKPAPVVATKPAPQDKPAPVVATKPAPQDKPAPVVATKPAPQDKPAPVVATKLAPQDKPAVGAAKPTSQGKAAPVKAAKPAQGDKTAKPVSLEAAKADPKDKPAPVGAPKPVPQDEPAPMEAAKPAPQDKHVVAVAAKKAELKPDIETKPVPVQSAKPVEDTKLVSTLTADSSSASEKKSPKLTFAEALAKPAPVKSDVEISTDPVPSLKTAPTVDRTPAVVQPVIKNDKGSGTESESDDSVPELEEQDSAQTQTQQAQVAAAAELDEEPVSKAKQSRSEKKARKAMSKLGLRQVTGVTRVTIRKSKNILFVITKPDVYKSPASDTYIVFGEAKIEDLSQQAQLAAAEKFKVQGEAVSNIQENTQTPTVQEESEEEEVDETGVEVKDIELVMSQANVSRAKAVRALKNNNNDIVNAIMELTM